One Sanguibacter sp. HDW7 DNA window includes the following coding sequences:
- a CDS encoding DUF664 domain-containing protein — protein sequence MSMTWDPWEPPRAGDEIAHLTGALDRLRTTFRWKADGLGAEGLALRTGRSTLTLGGLLKHLAVCEDMMLTFKLDGSAPGDPWDEHCEDPFGWALESAADDEPGELYALYDGAVARSHARLAAALADGGLDRVTFQSRFAGEDVSLRRLLFDLVEEYGRHTGHADLLRESVDGRVGEDPPSGWRPVSAPGAPALFGG from the coding sequence ATGTCGATGACGTGGGACCCGTGGGAGCCGCCGCGCGCGGGTGACGAGATCGCGCACCTCACGGGCGCCCTCGACCGGCTGCGCACGACGTTCCGGTGGAAGGCCGACGGCCTCGGCGCCGAGGGGCTCGCGCTGCGGACGGGGCGGTCGACGCTCACCCTCGGCGGTCTGCTCAAGCACCTCGCGGTGTGCGAGGACATGATGCTGACGTTCAAGCTCGACGGTTCTGCGCCGGGCGACCCGTGGGACGAGCATTGCGAGGACCCGTTCGGGTGGGCGCTCGAGTCCGCGGCGGACGACGAGCCCGGCGAGCTCTACGCGCTCTACGACGGGGCCGTCGCCAGGTCGCACGCACGGCTCGCGGCGGCGCTCGCGGACGGTGGTCTCGACCGGGTGACGTTCCAGTCGCGGTTCGCCGGCGAGGACGTGAGCCTGCGCCGGCTGCTGTTCGACCTCGTCGAGGAGTACGGCCGGCACACGGGCCACGCGGACCTCCTCCGGGAGTCGGTCGACGGGCGCGTGGGGGAGGACCCGCCGTCGGGGTGGCGTCCGGTGAGCGCGCCGGGGGCGCCTGCGCTGTTCGGTGGCTGA